A genomic window from Ascaphus truei isolate aAscTru1 chromosome 1, aAscTru1.hap1, whole genome shotgun sequence includes:
- the APELA gene encoding apelin receptor early endogenous ligand, with protein MDFQKLFFALFFITMSLLLINGQRPANAGQRRRVNRHNCLQRRCMPLHSRVPFP; from the exons ATGGATTTCCAAAAattattttttgcattatttttcatCACGATGAGCCTGCTGCTTATTAATGGACAAAGACCAG CAAACGCTGGCCAGCGCAGAAGGGTCAACAGACACAACTGCTTGCAGAGGAGGTGTATGCCTCTCCATTCCCGAGTCCCCTTTCCCTGA